A single Filimonas effusa DNA region contains:
- a CDS encoding DUF6941 family protein, whose translation MTCSTLLCAQTIITDKATNNVSVINIVENINASLFPIQIPISVLIATERKVEDPASFNILFRFTLNGDPLLETPVAVTFLDQTVKHNATINIAGLLINQPGMLFASVVYNGEVIKSTSLTVQGNG comes from the coding sequence ATGACGTGTTCAACATTATTATGTGCTCAGACAATAATAACAGATAAGGCTACAAATAATGTATCGGTTATTAATATTGTTGAAAACATTAATGCATCTTTGTTCCCTATTCAAATTCCAATTTCAGTACTAATTGCCACTGAAAGAAAAGTAGAAGATCCAGCTTCATTTAATATTTTATTTCGTTTCACTCTTAATGGCGATCCATTGCTCGAAACCCCGGTTGCTGTGACGTTTTTGGACCAAACCGTCAAACACAATGCAACAATTAATATCGCGGGCTTGCTGATCAACCAACCGGGTATGCTTTTCGCATCTGTTGTGTACAACGGTGAAGTCATAAAGTCGACTTCTTTGACCGTACAAGGTAATGGCTAA
- a CDS encoding DUF5677 domain-containing protein: MELHSNKSADLDLYNSQKEYKDKLIQLEIFLMFAIDISDAIGGIKVAPKEWHKVTASQLYTRLTISCTSIVRLLPWNRLFPTTNNFWDYFSVMSLCRNLIENYHTFFYLCIQQINDEERDFRKLIISYHDNCEKYKIYKDSNAEQAILEDFEKNLPFDRKAIEEHSFFINLPKEHKNRISKGESSMYLTNQDISNLIPFDTTNFRAIYKLLSNQIHCTPMSFARMDDARGRGQCTMTELSYMCICINICTLYLAAAILDMVQLFSERKTVIDKEKLSNVELYFSGFQTNMKDNS; this comes from the coding sequence ATGGAATTACATTCAAACAAGTCGGCAGACCTAGATTTATACAACAGCCAAAAAGAATATAAAGACAAACTGATCCAATTGGAAATCTTCCTAATGTTCGCCATTGATATTTCCGATGCTATTGGCGGCATAAAAGTAGCTCCAAAAGAATGGCACAAAGTCACTGCAAGTCAGTTATATACCCGCTTGACAATTTCCTGTACGAGTATAGTTAGACTATTGCCGTGGAATCGGCTTTTCCCTACCACGAATAATTTCTGGGATTATTTTTCAGTAATGTCGCTTTGCAGAAATCTTATAGAAAACTATCATACTTTTTTCTATTTATGTATTCAGCAAATAAACGACGAAGAAAGAGACTTTAGAAAACTAATAATTTCCTACCATGACAATTGCGAAAAGTATAAAATATATAAGGATTCCAACGCAGAACAAGCTATCCTTGAAGACTTTGAAAAAAATCTGCCTTTTGACAGAAAAGCAATAGAGGAACATTCATTTTTCATTAATCTTCCCAAAGAACACAAAAATAGAATTTCAAAAGGTGAATCGTCGATGTACCTCACAAATCAGGATATATCCAATTTAATTCCCTTTGATACGACTAATTTCAGAGCCATATACAAGCTTCTCTCGAACCAAATACACTGTACCCCAATGTCATTTGCCAGAATGGATGACGCACGAGGAAGGGGCCAATGTACAATGACAGAGCTAAGTTATATGTGTATTTGCATTAACATCTGCACTTTATACCTAGCCGCCGCAATTCTAGATATGGTTCAGTTATTTAGCGAACGAAAAACAGTAATCGATAAAGAAAAATTATCGAATGTAGAACTATATTTCTCGGGATTCCAAACAAACATGAAAGACAATAGTTAA
- a CDS encoding tyrosine-type recombinase/integrase: MGYDKRSSTIVTRHSFSTHILHSGAPKELIQESLGHLNIKTTENYLDSFQKPVVREFAEKLLSFKNYKLKAN, translated from the coding sequence TTGGGATATGACAAAAGGAGTTCTACCATTGTCACCCGGCATTCATTTTCTACACACATACTTCATTCCGGCGCACCAAAAGAATTGATTCAGGAATCTTTGGGGCATCTGAATATTAAAACAACCGAGAATTACTTGGATAGCTTTCAGAAGCCGGTGGTGAGAGAGTTCGCTGAAAAATTACTTTCTTTTAAAAACTATAAGCTGAAAGCAAATTAG
- a CDS encoding phage integrase SAM-like domain-containing protein, translated as MKDELKGIRDSLRKLKTALEDYLKEVSDFSFERFEMGFVSRHPDLVHRKAKMAAPVQLPQSFDLSKYEKKYRILKEEGAKKDNLLGAYVSNIVSLLKYKSVKTADLYQSAYYSMFSYCGNIRLAKVNKQLLKEYDAWMRNNGRGKTTIGMYVRTLRKILNSAIDDGILPRKDYPFGRNKYIIPSGRNIKKALDNSCLSAIYYYEPEKERESFARDTWLFLYFGNGMNSKDMALLKYKNIVDGFIVFDRAKIETTAKEESKSITVYLSEELEAIIKRWGNKRLSDETYIFSILNEGMDEVGQMTAVQYFIRITNNWMKRYLPDWDMTKGVLPLSPGIHFLHTYFIPAHQKN; from the coding sequence TTGAAAGATGAACTAAAGGGGATCAGGGATAGTTTACGCAAGCTGAAAACAGCGTTGGAAGATTATCTGAAAGAGGTTAGCGATTTTAGTTTTGAACGGTTTGAAATGGGGTTTGTTTCCCGGCACCCGGATTTGGTGCATCGGAAAGCGAAGATGGCCGCACCTGTTCAGCTACCTCAAAGTTTCGATCTGTCCAAGTATGAAAAGAAGTACCGCATTCTAAAAGAGGAAGGGGCAAAGAAAGACAATCTGTTGGGTGCCTATGTAAGTAACATTGTATCATTGCTGAAATACAAGAGTGTTAAAACAGCGGATTTATACCAATCAGCCTATTATTCCATGTTTTCCTATTGTGGTAATATTCGTCTGGCAAAAGTCAATAAGCAGCTTCTCAAAGAGTATGATGCTTGGATGCGTAACAATGGCAGGGGCAAGACAACCATTGGAATGTATGTGCGTACTTTGAGAAAGATTTTGAATAGCGCAATTGACGATGGTATTCTTCCCCGAAAGGATTATCCGTTTGGCCGCAACAAATACATTATTCCTTCCGGCAGGAATATTAAAAAGGCTTTGGATAACTCATGTTTGAGTGCTATTTATTACTATGAGCCAGAAAAAGAGAGGGAGAGCTTTGCCCGTGATACCTGGTTATTCCTGTATTTCGGCAATGGGATGAATTCAAAGGATATGGCATTGTTAAAGTACAAGAATATAGTAGATGGCTTTATTGTTTTCGATCGGGCTAAAATTGAAACGACAGCGAAAGAGGAATCTAAATCTATCACCGTGTACCTTTCCGAAGAGCTGGAGGCAATTATTAAAAGGTGGGGGAATAAGAGGTTAAGTGACGAAACTTATATTTTCTCGATATTAAATGAGGGTATGGACGAGGTTGGCCAAATGACCGCTGTTCAATATTTTATCCGTATCACTAATAACTGGATGAAAAGATATTTGCCAGATTGGGATATGACAAAAGGAGTTCTACCATTGTCACCCGGCATTCATTTTCTACACACATACTTCATTCCGGCGCACCAAAAGAATTGA
- a CDS encoding glycoside hydrolase family 43 protein gives MSLCLHAQMTGKWGDQGNGTYVNPVLPADYSDLDAIRVGNDYYAISSTMQYSPGMVVIHSRDLVNWEIIGHVVDDLTRISPQLNWDRMDCYGKGIWAGSIRYYKNKFWVYFGTPDDGFFVSTATNPAGPWEPVHQLWKVSGWDDCCSFCDDDGQLYFVATNFALDPANGKKYNIHLFKMAPDGKSLIMESDSIIHQSSGSEANKLYKFNGIYYHYFSEVKPEGRVIMMERSKSLYGPWEIKQLNHVDGGVDREPNQGGLLQTPSGKWYFFTHHGSGDWEGRAASLLPVHWIDGWPIIGKPGADTIGRMVWTGTKPISSGRKIFIQSNDEFGALKPGVQWEWNYQPRADKWSLAARRGFLRLYAFAPGNWDSKRNIILRAGNTITQRSMRTPSNVATVRIDISNMADGQFAGLTHFSTTSFSLFGVKQDNEKRALVYDNNGKETLGIRIHGQYIWLRSTWNANGISSYAFSTDGKSYQSFGDTYQLTWGAYRGDRIGIFNFNTKADKGYVDVDWFRYNYKK, from the coding sequence GTGAGTCTATGTCTGCATGCTCAAATGACGGGTAAATGGGGAGATCAGGGAAACGGTACCTATGTAAATCCGGTTCTTCCTGCCGATTACAGCGACCTGGATGCCATACGTGTGGGGAATGATTATTATGCCATATCATCTACCATGCAATATTCACCCGGTATGGTAGTGATTCATTCCCGGGACCTGGTGAACTGGGAAATTATAGGTCATGTGGTTGATGATCTTACCCGCATTAGCCCGCAATTGAACTGGGACAGGATGGATTGTTATGGTAAGGGTATCTGGGCCGGTTCCATCAGGTATTATAAGAATAAATTCTGGGTTTATTTTGGCACTCCTGACGATGGTTTTTTTGTAAGCACTGCAACGAATCCTGCGGGGCCGTGGGAGCCGGTTCATCAGTTATGGAAGGTATCGGGATGGGATGACTGCTGTTCGTTTTGTGACGATGACGGGCAGCTTTATTTTGTTGCCACCAATTTTGCATTGGATCCTGCGAATGGGAAGAAATACAACATTCATCTGTTTAAAATGGCGCCAGACGGAAAGAGTCTTATCATGGAGTCTGATTCCATCATACATCAATCCAGCGGAAGTGAAGCCAATAAGCTTTATAAGTTCAATGGAATATATTACCATTACTTCAGTGAAGTAAAACCGGAAGGGCGTGTGATAATGATGGAACGTTCAAAGAGTTTATACGGTCCCTGGGAAATCAAACAATTAAATCATGTTGACGGCGGGGTAGATAGGGAGCCTAATCAAGGCGGACTATTGCAAACGCCGTCGGGCAAATGGTATTTTTTCACTCATCATGGCAGTGGAGATTGGGAGGGGCGTGCTGCCAGTCTTTTGCCGGTACACTGGATAGACGGCTGGCCCATCATTGGTAAGCCGGGAGCAGACACAATAGGGCGTATGGTGTGGACTGGTACAAAACCTATATCCTCTGGAAGAAAGATCTTTATTCAAAGTAATGACGAGTTCGGTGCTTTGAAACCAGGTGTTCAATGGGAATGGAACTATCAGCCGAGGGCTGATAAATGGTCTTTGGCAGCGCGCCGGGGCTTTCTTCGGCTGTATGCATTTGCACCCGGTAATTGGGACAGTAAAAGAAATATTATTCTTAGAGCTGGGAATACCATCACTCAAAGAAGTATGCGTACGCCTTCCAATGTTGCCACAGTCAGGATCGATATCAGTAATATGGCTGACGGTCAGTTTGCTGGTCTCACACATTTTTCAACTACCAGCTTTAGTTTGTTTGGGGTTAAACAGGACAATGAAAAAAGGGCTTTGGTTTATGATAATAATGGAAAGGAAACGCTGGGTATAAGGATTCATGGGCAATATATCTGGCTGCGCTCGACATGGAACGCCAATGGTATCAGCAGTTATGCATTCAGTACTGATGGGAAATCTTATCAATCTTTTGGCGATACATATCAATTAACATGGGGGGCTTACCGGGGCGATCGCATCGGGATTTTCAATTTCAATACAAAAGCCGATAAAGGATATGTAGACGTTGACTGGTTTAGATATAACTACAAAAAATGA
- a CDS encoding family 43 glycosylhydrolase, with product MQFFEAEVFLVSWQLFDLMLANIADAFMKLFLLAVIHFSCSTIALCQSKNPFGKALVPDMIADASIQEINGTFYCYATTDGYDQGLETSGPPVVWKSKDFIHWSFSGTYFSSAVKQKYWAPSKAIAANGKYYIYPTVNGYMYPAVADSPDGPFKLAKGIDSFYLPFTPSALLYSKNPKEPGGIDAEVFIDDDGQPYVFWQLRHAAKMTPDMASIDTSSFVTIATKRQGYSEGPIFFKRKGVYYYLYTLGGDEKYQYAYGMSKTSPLGPFEFPEQDIIATTNYERQIFGPGHGCVFNVPGTDDFYFAYLEFGRRSTNRQTYVNKLEFNADGTIRPVKLTLDGVGAFRAVIQGKSISVVDSKASSVRSALIVKPNQDFSLKRTEFFSSQFAFDDANGSRWMAAPEDSTAWLVADLGRIQKVRRSEIGFVRPTAGHAYILEYSADGKVWKACGGHRQVVVQSPHQDMLNIKARYLRIKILAGVKGVWEWHIY from the coding sequence ATGCAATTCTTTGAGGCAGAGGTTTTTCTAGTTTCGTGGCAACTATTTGATCTTATGCTTGCCAACATTGCAGATGCCTTTATGAAACTTTTCCTGCTTGCTGTAATTCATTTCAGTTGCAGTACGATAGCGCTGTGCCAATCAAAGAATCCTTTTGGGAAGGCATTGGTGCCTGACATGATTGCCGATGCCAGTATCCAGGAAATTAATGGAACGTTTTATTGTTATGCAACCACCGATGGATATGATCAGGGGTTGGAAACTTCGGGACCGCCGGTAGTATGGAAGTCGAAAGATTTTATTCACTGGAGTTTTTCGGGAACTTATTTCTCTTCTGCAGTAAAACAGAAATACTGGGCACCGAGTAAGGCCATTGCTGCTAATGGTAAATACTATATCTACCCTACAGTGAATGGTTACATGTATCCCGCTGTAGCCGACTCGCCCGATGGACCTTTTAAACTGGCAAAAGGCATCGATAGCTTCTATTTACCTTTTACCCCATCGGCGTTATTGTATTCAAAGAATCCCAAGGAACCCGGCGGGATCGATGCTGAAGTTTTTATAGATGACGATGGTCAGCCTTACGTTTTCTGGCAGTTAAGGCATGCTGCTAAAATGACCCCTGATATGGCATCAATCGATACTTCATCTTTTGTAACTATTGCTACAAAGCGGCAAGGATATTCTGAAGGGCCGATTTTTTTTAAACGGAAAGGTGTTTACTACTATCTCTACACGCTTGGGGGAGATGAAAAATATCAATACGCATATGGTATGAGCAAGACATCACCGCTCGGGCCGTTTGAGTTCCCTGAGCAGGATATTATAGCTACCACCAATTATGAACGCCAGATTTTTGGTCCGGGTCATGGTTGCGTATTTAATGTGCCCGGCACTGATGATTTCTATTTTGCCTACCTGGAATTTGGACGTAGAAGCACCAATCGTCAAACCTACGTCAACAAGCTTGAGTTCAATGCCGATGGAACTATCCGGCCTGTTAAGTTAACGCTTGACGGTGTTGGTGCTTTTCGTGCTGTAATACAGGGAAAAAGTATCAGCGTTGTTGATTCCAAAGCATCAAGTGTTCGTTCGGCTTTAATCGTCAAGCCCAACCAGGATTTTTCGTTGAAACGTACAGAATTTTTCTCTTCACAGTTTGCTTTTGATGATGCCAATGGATCGAGGTGGATGGCTGCTCCCGAAGACTCTACGGCCTGGCTCGTTGCCGATTTAGGCAGGATTCAGAAGGTAAGGCGCAGCGAAATCGGTTTTGTTCGTCCCACTGCAGGTCATGCTTATATACTGGAATATTCTGCTGACGGTAAGGTATGGAAAGCTTGCGGCGGGCATCGGCAAGTTGTTGTACAGTCGCCACACCAGGACATGTTAAATATAAAGGCCCGCTATCTGAGGATAAAAATTTTAGCTGGTGTTAAGGGTGTCTGGGAGTGGCATATTTATTAG
- a CDS encoding PfkB family carbohydrate kinase, whose translation MCLTCGSEGVHYKAASGNWQHMPAQPVTVKNATGAGDAFWAGFISAWNVKQTLDDCVHHGIEIASRKLSGDL comes from the coding sequence ATATGCCTTACCTGCGGCAGTGAAGGCGTGCATTATAAAGCAGCTTCGGGCAATTGGCAACATATGCCGGCCCAACCTGTAACCGTAAAGAATGCGACAGGCGCAGGAGATGCATTCTGGGCTGGTTTCATCAGTGCCTGGAATGTAAAGCAAACACTCGACGACTGTGTTCATCACGGTATTGAAATAGCATCGCGCAAGCTTAGCGGCGACCTTTAG
- a CDS encoding glycoside hydrolase codes for MKINNILKLTGTPIILLSLSLVSCHKSQDTDTAALNIPKGTATVDANTVQQTVQGFGGASIPIWIGDLTSDQRTKAFSASSGIGMSILRVMVPTSSSQFAAEKPTIDAAKGLGARVIATAWNAPASMMDGLKLKTSSYAAYAAHLSSYASAVGGVYAISPWNEPNYSASGWMGATASEVADFVAAQGNNCGAPIMAPEPLNMGQSYINTYLSNATAKANTAFVAGHIYGATPYNLGNIGKSVWMTEHYTNSSISGNDWGNAMTAAKEIHDCMAAGWAAYVWWYIRRSYGPIDENSNITKLGYVMAHWARYVRPGYTKISCTANPTSGVYTTAYKSGSRIVIVIINQNSATTYQSFTLSGTSLTGFNRYVTTSSSNLVASTVAVSVGSFGINLSPSSVTTLVSQ; via the coding sequence ATGAAAATCAATAATATCCTGAAACTTACAGGAACACCGATTATTTTGCTCAGCCTTTCCCTGGTATCATGTCATAAAAGCCAGGACACAGACACCGCAGCATTGAATATCCCCAAAGGTACGGCTACTGTAGACGCCAATACTGTTCAGCAAACTGTGCAGGGCTTTGGAGGTGCCAGTATTCCTATTTGGATTGGAGATCTTACCAGTGACCAGCGTACCAAAGCCTTTTCTGCTTCCAGTGGAATTGGCATGAGTATTCTCAGAGTAATGGTGCCCACTTCCAGCAGCCAGTTCGCCGCTGAAAAGCCAACTATTGATGCTGCAAAAGGTTTGGGAGCAAGAGTCATTGCTACGGCCTGGAATGCACCGGCATCTATGATGGACGGACTGAAACTAAAAACCAGTTCATATGCTGCTTACGCAGCGCATCTTAGTTCTTACGCCAGCGCAGTAGGAGGGGTGTATGCCATTAGTCCATGGAATGAACCTAACTATTCTGCATCGGGGTGGATGGGAGCAACGGCTTCAGAAGTAGCTGATTTTGTGGCGGCACAGGGAAACAATTGCGGCGCGCCTATTATGGCGCCGGAGCCACTCAATATGGGACAAAGCTACATCAATACTTATCTGAGTAACGCTACTGCCAAGGCTAACACGGCTTTTGTTGCAGGACATATTTATGGTGCAACGCCTTATAACCTGGGTAACATCGGTAAATCGGTATGGATGACCGAACATTACACCAATTCTTCCATCAGTGGCAATGACTGGGGGAATGCCATGACAGCTGCCAAAGAAATCCATGATTGCATGGCGGCAGGATGGGCAGCCTATGTGTGGTGGTATATTCGCCGGTCGTATGGCCCTATCGATGAAAATAGTAACATTACCAAGTTGGGCTATGTAATGGCGCACTGGGCCCGGTATGTTAGACCAGGGTATACGAAAATATCATGTACTGCCAATCCTACTTCCGGCGTGTATACTACTGCGTATAAAAGTGGATCAAGGATCGTAATAGTGATTATTAATCAAAACAGTGCTACTACTTATCAGTCTTTTACACTTAGTGGTACATCTCTTACAGGCTTTAACCGTTATGTTACTACGAGTAGCTCTAATCTGGTGGCTAGTACAGTAGCTGTTTCGGTAGGTAGTTTTGGTATTAATCTTTCTCCTTCAAGTGTTACTACTTTAGTATCCCAATAA
- a CDS encoding trypsin-like peptidase domain-containing protein → MSSLAVSSCNKCFCVLYMLLVTAQLAAHPGKPFSQQVALNTPVSYIDIADRSSCKRNYNQPDLRDNAAKVSRFADLYETELTPQNAGCWDNTAIGKIWRLGIASPGAYSLYISFNSLELAAGASLYVYDEKGDDICGPFTADVLPHTGAFSVPPVKGDKIIIELNVPGNVKEYGKVVVSKLYHDKLNYFGRYNGLRRLPPSACEENINCENGAFWQTEKRAVCKIITDGALCTGTLVANTARSREPYLLTAYHIIFDQQHAAEAVFFFNYEYADCEGAVVNDYQRISGASLLATAPGLDYALLKLHQVPPESCHPYYAGWDAGVRLPELPVAAIHHPGGLPKQLAMSYRYVSSATYAPLYQQDAFWGVNWEVGMTAPGSSGSPLFNKQHRLVGTLTGGNATCGGQGTDYFNKLSASWKTPSAAGNDLMTWLDPVHNGATEMDGYDPYGLDSSDCSLIWNIGPGEKLESSPSFLPGAAAPGDRFTGVAEKFLLEGSLSLPSVYLNVSGISVTASDYINVCIWIGDNSPSGLIYRQKVFLNQLTQGINQIIFDSVLKIQGNFFAGYETGLNAGSSFTLYRAASRGKDGASGMFVYDYTWHAVNSLQYSYTTSLAIGITECYGRTARPASGALLVYPNPCRDYFYFELPDELIPDEVKCFDMAGRALNIEYTPGVRNIVHFNLAKGVYILHVRSGDRRFQARVLVGK, encoded by the coding sequence ATGAGCAGCCTCGCGGTATCTTCCTGTAACAAGTGTTTTTGTGTGTTGTACATGTTACTTGTTACGGCACAGTTGGCGGCACACCCAGGTAAGCCATTCAGTCAGCAGGTGGCCTTGAATACCCCCGTTTCTTATATAGATATTGCTGATCGTTCCTCCTGTAAAAGAAATTACAATCAGCCCGATTTGCGGGACAATGCGGCGAAGGTGTCCCGCTTCGCCGATCTTTATGAAACGGAGCTTACTCCTCAAAATGCAGGTTGTTGGGATAATACAGCAATAGGGAAAATATGGCGGCTCGGTATCGCTTCCCCTGGAGCCTATTCTTTGTATATTTCCTTTAATTCCCTTGAACTCGCGGCAGGAGCCAGTCTCTATGTCTACGACGAAAAAGGTGATGATATCTGCGGACCGTTCACCGCAGACGTATTGCCGCATACCGGCGCGTTTTCGGTGCCACCCGTAAAGGGAGATAAAATCATTATAGAATTAAATGTCCCTGGTAACGTAAAGGAATATGGAAAAGTGGTAGTAAGCAAGTTGTATCATGACAAGCTGAATTATTTTGGACGTTACAATGGGCTACGGCGTCTGCCGCCGTCGGCGTGTGAAGAAAATATCAATTGCGAAAATGGGGCTTTCTGGCAAACGGAAAAGCGAGCGGTTTGCAAAATCATTACGGATGGAGCGCTATGTACTGGTACCCTTGTTGCCAATACTGCCCGCAGTCGTGAGCCTTATTTACTTACTGCTTATCATATCATTTTCGATCAGCAGCACGCAGCGGAGGCTGTCTTCTTTTTTAACTATGAATATGCGGATTGTGAGGGGGCTGTAGTAAATGACTACCAGCGTATTTCCGGCGCCAGTCTGCTGGCAACGGCGCCCGGATTGGATTATGCGTTGCTGAAACTTCACCAGGTGCCTCCTGAATCCTGCCATCCTTATTATGCTGGTTGGGATGCCGGCGTTCGTTTACCCGAACTGCCTGTAGCGGCTATACATCATCCGGGCGGATTACCTAAACAGTTGGCGATGTCATACCGTTATGTTTCTTCGGCTACTTATGCTCCGTTGTACCAGCAGGATGCATTCTGGGGTGTGAATTGGGAAGTTGGTATGACGGCGCCGGGCTCCTCGGGCAGTCCGCTGTTTAATAAGCAACATCGCCTGGTGGGAACCTTGACTGGTGGTAATGCCACTTGCGGAGGGCAGGGCACTGATTACTTCAATAAGTTGTCTGCATCATGGAAAACGCCATCCGCTGCCGGTAATGATTTGATGACTTGGCTTGATCCGGTCCACAATGGTGCAACGGAAATGGACGGGTATGATCCCTACGGATTGGATTCTTCTGATTGTAGTTTGATTTGGAATATAGGGCCAGGGGAAAAACTGGAAAGTTCTCCTTCTTTCTTGCCGGGAGCGGCTGCTCCGGGTGACCGTTTCACCGGGGTGGCTGAAAAATTCCTGCTGGAGGGCTCCCTAAGTTTGCCGTCCGTTTATCTGAATGTGTCAGGCATCAGTGTTACTGCTTCGGATTATATCAATGTTTGCATATGGATTGGTGATAATAGCCCGTCTGGCCTGATTTACAGGCAGAAGGTCTTTTTAAACCAGCTTACACAGGGTATTAACCAGATCATTTTCGATTCTGTATTAAAAATACAGGGTAATTTCTTTGCGGGGTATGAAACTGGCTTAAACGCCGGATCATCGTTTACATTATACAGGGCTGCCAGCAGGGGAAAGGACGGTGCATCGGGTATGTTTGTTTACGATTATACATGGCATGCTGTTAATAGCCTGCAATACAGTTACACGACTTCCCTGGCTATAGGTATCACCGAGTGTTACGGAAGAACAGCCCGGCCCGCTTCAGGTGCTTTACTGGTATATCCTAACCCATGCAGGGACTACTTTTATTTTGAACTGCCCGATGAACTTATACCCGATGAGGTTAAATGTTTTGATATGGCCGGCAGAGCGCTGAATATTGAATATACGCCGGGTGTAAGGAATATTGTTCACTTCAACCTGGCCAAGGGGGTATATATATTACACGTGAGAAGCGGGGATCGCCGGTTCCAGGCAAGAGTGCTGGTAGGTAAATAG